In the genome of Photobacterium sp. TY1-4, one region contains:
- a CDS encoding outer membrane protein transport protein, protein MSKKISLTAVAVTAALFSLNTQAAGFQVNEHSASGLGRAFAGETAIADNASVLARNPAAMARFERAEVSGSLSFIDPSIDIASKGSHNAPVQTYEDVAPFAIVPAGFFIQPINDQFAWGVGVFANYGFATEYPDGAFFGALAGNTDLITVNFNPNVSWRINDNFSVGGGVSLVYADAVLTRHFGSLNPANPSQELLKLEGDTWEWGWNVGALWELNDDHRFGLSYRSQVDLEFAGDFTDYSGTGVAGSTIAAPKKVGGDLTVVLPAIAEFGGFHQLNNQWALHYGVQWTQWSKFEELKATSNDCVNGVCLLKEEEFDDNFRYSIGATYTLSQAWILRAGFAFDEQAGKSTLSIPDTDRYWYSAGLTYNYSDDMTFDFGLTYLYGQSSDFNEKYVDGREYAFSGENDAILSAAQMNYRF, encoded by the coding sequence ATGTCCAAAAAAATCTCATTGACAGCCGTTGCCGTCACCGCTGCACTATTCTCCCTGAATACTCAGGCAGCCGGTTTCCAGGTCAACGAACACTCCGCATCTGGTCTTGGTCGGGCCTTTGCCGGTGAAACTGCGATTGCCGATAATGCGTCTGTATTGGCCCGCAACCCTGCTGCCATGGCTCGTTTTGAACGTGCCGAAGTGTCCGGCAGCTTGTCATTCATCGACCCATCCATCGACATTGCTTCTAAAGGCAGCCACAACGCCCCGGTTCAAACCTATGAAGATGTCGCACCGTTTGCCATCGTTCCGGCAGGTTTCTTTATCCAGCCAATCAACGACCAGTTCGCCTGGGGTGTCGGCGTATTCGCGAACTACGGCTTTGCCACTGAGTATCCTGATGGTGCTTTTTTCGGAGCGCTCGCCGGGAATACCGATCTGATCACCGTCAACTTTAACCCGAACGTCTCCTGGCGCATTAACGACAACTTTAGTGTTGGCGGTGGTGTCTCTCTGGTTTATGCCGATGCCGTGCTGACCCGCCATTTTGGTAGCCTCAACCCAGCCAACCCAAGCCAGGAACTGCTGAAACTTGAAGGCGATACCTGGGAATGGGGCTGGAATGTCGGTGCCTTGTGGGAACTCAACGACGATCACCGTTTTGGTCTGAGCTATCGCTCCCAGGTCGATCTGGAGTTTGCCGGTGACTTTACCGACTACAGCGGTACAGGTGTCGCCGGTTCCACCATTGCCGCTCCGAAGAAAGTAGGTGGCGACTTGACGGTTGTTCTGCCGGCCATTGCCGAGTTTGGCGGCTTCCACCAGTTGAACAACCAGTGGGCCCTTCACTACGGCGTACAGTGGACACAATGGAGCAAATTTGAAGAACTGAAGGCAACCAGTAACGACTGTGTGAACGGCGTTTGCCTGCTGAAAGAAGAAGAGTTTGACGATAACTTCCGCTACTCCATCGGCGCAACCTATACCCTCAGCCAGGCCTGGATCCTGCGCGCTGGCTTTGCCTTTGATGAGCAAGCGGGCAAATCAACCCTGAGTATTCCGGATACCGACCGTTACTGGTATTCCGCTGGTTTAACTTACAACTACAGCGATGATATGACCTTTGATTTCGGCCTGACCTACCTCTATGGCCAGAGCAGCGATTTCAACGAGAAATACGTCGACGGCCGCGAATATGCGTTCAGTGGTGAGAACGATGCGATTCTGAGTGCTGCTCAGATGAATTACCGTTTCTAA
- a CDS encoding VolA/Pla-1 family phospholipase: MNKKLLALLIGANLALYGCDDTKISGEPTVDPAIERSLQAETKIAFDLLAEEPTLILPTFIAMDSTDGTLGLESSSETGSLMDPKVAMGKTDGWSTTQPISISFTGAELDPNTAASAFFLIKSDSPTTTKSVSAKQVLSQADGDFVVSVQGDTLNVILIKPLDPKSDYMFALTDDLKDKNGNSVGMSQSYAYLKADTPTPSQKLDKAQAYTHQIEAAFAAQGIDKDKIIYSSWFTTASVGDVLFATKGAIASALSAIKQGGTANAVWQGSANPNDVDTTGLFTLNTPAEVTAILPEPYKSALGSKGMKTYKGILKLPYFLESSVTDEKWKKTPWQSGMPSLAKISNVLNNGTDADKAAVMAKLTEWGITSEDLAKVSSDQATQLKVMTALIGKTLYLADGTQLDPAREITRYSPIPQLKSVEEINYLLVMPDLANCAGVTTGVPVNIYQHGITAYKETLLALAPEAINNNCQAIIAIDHPLHGERRLSDGTITDEDNPDVFMNLSYLTVGRDNFRQSVSDAMGLRASLGMIFARNQAGDPSVGTPLNMLSPVNGASVGVGYVGHSLGALTGIGYAATISKPIADEATEQALFKVNRAQFANPGAGIPYLLMNSERFGGVVKDKLLTAASEKYVAYKAKACPGLDGPTCFSNFYAMLGESDKAKVNSDLSSFAYAAQTVLDTVDPMNHIGTVLTTTPSYLTMVLGDTVIPNGLDAKQHSPYSPFGGTLPLIYSGYNQVTTTVANAEREAVIFTSGDHGSLLDPATDAGVTGHMQGQTYHFINAGSVTITAGAPITTVPKP, encoded by the coding sequence ATGAATAAGAAACTCCTGGCGCTACTGATCGGTGCCAACCTCGCGCTTTACGGCTGTGATGACACCAAAATTTCCGGTGAGCCGACGGTTGATCCAGCGATTGAGCGCAGCCTGCAAGCAGAAACGAAGATTGCATTTGATTTGTTGGCCGAAGAGCCAACGCTCATCCTGCCGACCTTTATCGCCATGGACAGCACCGATGGTACCCTGGGTTTAGAAAGCAGCAGTGAAACCGGCTCGTTGATGGATCCGAAAGTGGCCATGGGTAAAACCGATGGCTGGAGTACCACGCAACCGATCTCTATCTCTTTTACCGGGGCTGAGCTCGACCCGAACACCGCCGCCAGCGCATTTTTCCTGATTAAGTCTGACAGTCCGACAACAACAAAGTCTGTCTCTGCCAAGCAGGTTCTCTCCCAAGCAGATGGTGATTTCGTCGTCAGTGTTCAGGGCGATACCCTGAATGTCATTCTGATCAAGCCGCTAGATCCGAAATCAGACTACATGTTTGCCTTAACGGACGATTTGAAAGATAAAAACGGGAACAGTGTCGGGATGTCGCAGTCGTACGCGTACCTGAAAGCAGACACCCCGACACCAAGCCAAAAGCTGGATAAGGCACAAGCTTATACCCATCAAATCGAAGCCGCTTTTGCTGCGCAAGGCATCGATAAAGACAAGATCATCTACTCCAGCTGGTTTACCACCGCATCCGTCGGGGATGTCTTATTCGCCACCAAAGGCGCGATTGCCTCCGCGCTGAGTGCCATCAAACAAGGCGGCACAGCTAACGCGGTCTGGCAAGGCAGCGCGAACCCGAATGATGTTGATACGACCGGCCTGTTTACACTCAACACACCAGCAGAGGTTACCGCTATACTCCCGGAACCATATAAATCTGCGCTGGGTAGCAAAGGAATGAAAACTTATAAGGGCATCCTCAAACTCCCTTATTTTCTGGAATCCTCAGTGACTGATGAGAAATGGAAAAAGACGCCTTGGCAAAGCGGCATGCCGAGCCTGGCGAAGATCTCAAATGTCCTGAATAACGGTACTGATGCTGATAAAGCCGCGGTGATGGCAAAGCTCACCGAATGGGGAATTACTTCGGAAGATCTGGCGAAAGTCAGCTCTGATCAGGCAACTCAGTTGAAGGTGATGACAGCTTTGATCGGCAAGACCCTGTATCTGGCCGACGGAACCCAGTTAGACCCTGCGCGTGAGATCACCCGCTACAGCCCGATCCCACAGCTGAAATCCGTAGAAGAGATCAACTACCTGCTGGTAATGCCGGATCTGGCCAATTGCGCCGGTGTCACAACGGGTGTTCCGGTAAACATCTACCAGCATGGTATCACGGCGTATAAAGAGACCCTGCTGGCCCTGGCGCCTGAGGCGATCAACAACAACTGTCAGGCAATCATTGCCATTGACCATCCGCTACATGGTGAACGTCGGCTTTCAGATGGGACGATTACTGATGAAGATAACCCGGATGTGTTCATGAACCTCTCCTACCTGACGGTCGGCCGTGACAACTTCCGCCAATCCGTCTCGGATGCCATGGGCCTGCGTGCTTCTCTGGGGATGATATTTGCACGAAACCAAGCTGGTGACCCGTCTGTCGGTACACCACTGAATATGCTGTCTCCTGTGAATGGCGCCAGTGTCGGCGTCGGTTATGTGGGCCACTCGCTCGGCGCCCTGACCGGCATTGGCTATGCAGCAACCATCAGTAAACCCATCGCGGATGAAGCCACTGAACAAGCGCTGTTTAAAGTCAACCGCGCCCAGTTTGCTAATCCAGGTGCCGGTATTCCGTATCTGCTGATGAACTCCGAACGCTTTGGTGGCGTAGTCAAAGACAAACTGCTTACAGCTGCCAGCGAGAAGTACGTTGCATATAAAGCCAAAGCCTGCCCAGGGCTCGATGGCCCAACTTGCTTCAGTAATTTCTACGCTATGCTGGGCGAGTCAGACAAAGCGAAAGTGAACAGTGACTTGAGCTCCTTTGCCTATGCCGCACAAACGGTACTGGATACGGTCGATCCGATGAACCACATTGGCACAGTGCTAACAACAACACCATCTTATCTGACCATGGTTCTTGGCGATACCGTGATTCCGAACGGTCTGGATGCCAAACAGCATTCACCATACTCACCGTTTGGCGGGACGTTACCGCTCATTTACAGCGGCTACAACCAGGTCACCACAACGGTCGCTAATGCTGAACGTGAAGCGGTGATCTTTACCAGCGGCGACCACGGCTCGCTGCTCGATCCAGCCACTGATGCGGGTGTAACAGGTCACATGCAAGGTCAGACATATCACTTTATCAACGCAGGCAGCGTGACCATTACTGCTGGCGCGCCGATCACGACTGTGCCAAAGCCGTAA
- a CDS encoding peroxiredoxin C has protein sequence MSVLVGRPAPDFTAAAVLGNGEIVEQFNLKQHIQGKAAVLFFYPLDFTFVCPSELIAFDKRFADFQAKGVEVIGVSIDSQFTHHAWRNTPVEDGGIGPVQYPLVADTKHEICQAYDVELPEAGVAFRGSFLVDNDGVVRYQIVNDLPLGRNIDEMLLMVDALQHHEEHGDVCPAQWEKGKQGMDASPLGVARYLSEHTNDL, from the coding sequence ATGAGCGTACTTGTAGGACGTCCCGCCCCGGACTTTACCGCTGCTGCTGTGTTGGGCAATGGAGAAATCGTCGAGCAGTTTAACCTCAAGCAGCATATTCAGGGCAAAGCGGCCGTGCTGTTTTTTTATCCGCTGGATTTTACCTTCGTCTGCCCGTCAGAGCTGATCGCGTTTGATAAACGTTTTGCCGATTTCCAGGCCAAAGGGGTCGAAGTGATCGGGGTGTCGATTGATTCTCAGTTTACCCATCATGCCTGGCGTAATACCCCGGTCGAAGATGGCGGCATCGGTCCGGTGCAGTATCCGCTGGTGGCGGATACCAAGCACGAAATTTGCCAGGCCTATGATGTTGAGCTCCCGGAAGCGGGCGTTGCTTTTCGGGGTTCATTCTTGGTTGATAACGACGGTGTGGTCCGCTACCAGATTGTCAACGATTTGCCGCTGGGTCGCAATATTGATGAAATGCTGCTGATGGTTGATGCTCTTCAGCATCATGAAGAACACGGCGACGTGTGTCCGGCGCAGTGGGAGAAAGGTAAGCAGGGGATGGACGCGTCTCCGCTGGGTGTGGCCCGTTACTTATCTGAGCATACCAACGATCTGTAA